A genome region from Canis lupus dingo isolate Sandy chromosome 7, ASM325472v2, whole genome shotgun sequence includes the following:
- the ENOSF1 gene encoding mitochondrial enolase superfamily member 1 isoform X2, whose amino-acid sequence MLKMGSRGMELPSLWEKAQKLIGPEKGVVHLATAAILNAVWDLWAKQEGKPLWKLLVDMDPRTLLSCIDFRYITDVLTEEEAYEILQKGQVGKKEREGQMLMHGYPAYTTSCAWLGYSDDTLKQLCTEALKAGWTRFKVKVGADLQDDVRRCRLIRNMIGPEKTLMMDANQRWDVPEAVKWMSKLAEFKPLWIEEPTSPDDILGHATISKALAPLGIGVATGEQCHNRVIFKQLLQAKALQFLQIDSCRLGSVNENLSVLLMAKKFEIPVCPHAGGVGLCELVQHLIIFDFISVSASLQNRMCEYVDHLHEHFRYPVIIKKASYMPPKDAGYSTEMKEESVKKHQYPDGEVWKKLLAAQEN is encoded by the exons ATCGGTCCTGAGAAAGGTGTTGTGCATCTGGCTACCGCAGCCATTCTCAACGCTGTGTGGGACCTGTGGGCCAAGCAGGAGGGAAAG cctcTGTGGAAGTTGCTTGTTGACATG gaccccaggacgcTGTTATCCTGCATCGATTTCAGATACATCACAGATGTCCTGACCGAGGAGGAAGCCTATG aaatactaCAGAAAGGTCAGGTtggcaaaaaagagagag AAGGGCAAATGCTGATGCACGGCTACCCTGCCTACACCACATCGTGTGCCTGGCTGGGGTACTCGGATGACACGCTGAAGCAG CTCTGCACAGAGGCACTGAAGGCCGGCTGGACCAG GTTTAAGGTAAAAGTGGGTGCTGATCTCCAGGATGACGTCCGTAGGTGCCGCCTCATCCGGAACATGATTGGACCTGAAAAGACGTTG ATGATGGATGCCAACCAGCGCTGGGATGTGCCCGAGGCAGTAAAGTGGATGTCAAAGCTGGCTGAGTTCAAGCCACTGTGGATTGAGGAGCCCACCTCCCCGGATGACATTCTGGGACATGCCACCATTTCCAAG GCATTGGCCCCGTTAGGAATTGGTGTTGCCACAGGAGAACAG TGCCACAATAGAGTGATATTTAAGCAACTCCTACAAGCAAAAGCCCTGCAGTTTCTCCAGATTGACAGCTGCAGGCTGGGAAGTGTCAATGAAAACCTCTCAGTGTTGCTGATGGCCAAAAAATTTGAAA TTCCTGTTTGCCCCCATGCTGGTGGCGTTGGCCTGTGTGAGCTGGTTCAGCACCTGATTATATTTGACTTCATATCAGTTTCTGCAAGCCTTCAGAACAG GATGTGTGAGTATGTCGATCACCTGCATGAACATTTCAGGTATCCTGTGATAATCAAGAAGGCATCCTACATGCCTCCTAAG GATGCTGGTTATTCaacagaaatgaaggaggagtcTGTGAAGAAACACCAATATCCAGATGGTGAAGTCTGGAAGAAACTCCTTGCTGCTCAAGAGAATTAA